Genomic DNA from Ruminococcus sp. OA3:
GTGCATTTTTTAAATGCAATATGCTGACGGAGGTTTCGATACCTCCGGGTGTCCGGCGGATCGGCCGGTGGGTTTTTCACGGCTGCAACCGTCTGCAGACTCTTGAAATCCTGCATGACCCTGACAGCATCGGTGAATGGATTATCAACAGGAGTGCGACGATCCGTTGCCGAAGAGGCTCCTCAGTCGATCAATACTGCCAGGAATACGGTTTTAAGACAGCGTACGTATAAAAAAACTATTCATACATCGTATCCTGCAGCAGACCAACCTGGATACCGTCCAGAAAATCAGGCCTGCGGTAATCGTGCAGGATACAGCGTATGGCTTCTATTGAGGGGGTCAGGTACTTGTTTTTGTGATAGACAAGTTTAAAGGTCCGCTCCCATTCTCTTGAGGCCAGACATATCACACGGATGTCGCCTGCAAGTATTTCCTGTTCGAACAGGCGGACAGAGATAACGGAAAGTCCCCTGTTGTATAAGATGGCATTTCTGATCGCCAGGGGACTGTTGGCTTCCCAGCCAATCGTAACCTGCAGATTATGACGGTGCAGATAATGTTCAAACAGTGCACGGGTTCCGCTTCCGGATTCACGCATTGCAAATTTCTCGTGCTCCAATTCTTCTGCCTTTATCACCTTACGGCCGGCAAACGGATGGTTGCGGTCACAGACAAGGACAAGGTAATCTTCAATCATAGGAATGGCAACCAGGTCAGGGGACTGTACATTGCCTTCGACAATACCGATATCCAGACTGGAATCCAATAATTTTTGTTCGATTTCTGCCGTATTGCTGATGCAGGCGTACGTGCCGACATCCCGAACTTTATCTTCGAAATCATTCAGAATCTGTGGGAGCAGGCAGGTGCCGACTGTGATGGTTGCACCAATATGAAGTATTTCTCTGGCCGGATTGTCCAGCATGCTGCTCTCAAGGATCTGAAACTGATCGATGACCTGACGGGCATAAGATAAAAGCCGTGTGCCGGAATCTGTGATATACAGTTTTCTGGACAGGCGCTCAAATAACTGTGTGTTATAATGTTCTTCCAACTCGTGGATTGTCTGGCTGACGGTGGGCTGGGTGATGAAGCACTGGCGGGCTGCCTCGCTCATACTCCTTGTTTCGGCTACTGCTATAAAAATGCGAAGATGGCGTAAAGTCATAGTTGCTCCTCTCCTGCGGATGCAGATTATTCATTATAAAGGCATTGTATCAGAACAGCAGCCATGATAACAAGAGTACTGCAAAAAAAACTGTGTGTATATTTGGGACTGTGGTATAATAAGCAGGTAGTGTCACCCCAAACTTACCATTACACAAGGAGGAACGTTATGAAAATTTTAGTAACCGGCGGTGCAGGTTATAT
This window encodes:
- a CDS encoding LysR family transcriptional regulator; this translates as MTLRHLRIFIAVAETRSMSEAARQCFITQPTVSQTIHELEEHYNTQLFERLSRKLYITDSGTRLLSYARQVIDQFQILESSMLDNPAREILHIGATITVGTCLLPQILNDFEDKVRDVGTYACISNTAEIEQKLLDSSLDIGIVEGNVQSPDLVAIPMIEDYLVLVCDRNHPFAGRKVIKAEELEHEKFAMRESGSGTRALFEHYLHRHNLQVTIGWEANSPLAIRNAILYNRGLSVISVRLFEQEILAGDIRVICLASREWERTFKLVYHKNKYLTPSIEAIRCILHDYRRPDFLDGIQVGLLQDTMYE